AGGGGTTCGAGACGTCGAGGACGATGAAGCCGATGCTGCGGCTGGTCCCGGCACGCAGCTGGCGGGCGGCGTCGTTGCGGACGTAGCCGAGGGCGTCGATGGCCTCGTGGACGCGCTCGAGGGTCAGCGGGGAGACCTTGGCCGGGGCGTTCAGCACGTTGGAGACCGTCCCGACCGACACGCCGGCCCGGGCCGCGACCTCACGGATGCTGACCGTGGCCACTGTTCCTCCTGGCTGGGTTGGACGACTCGCGGAGCGTAGCCCACGAAGCTCGGGCCGTCTCTGGCACGCCTCTGCCCGACGCCTCTTGTTGAATCGTTTCACGATCGGTTACCGTGGGCGCAGCCACCGCCGCCGACCCCGGGAGCCACCGATGCCGACCTTCGACCAGATCACCGACGTCCTGAGCCGCCAGGCCATCGAGCTCCCCTCCTGGGCCTTCGGGAACTCCGGCACCCGGTTCAAGGTCTTCGGCACCCCCGGCACCCCGCGCACGGTGCAGGAGAAGATCGCCGACGCGGCCACCGTGCACCGCTTCACCGGGCTGGCCCCCAGCGTGGCCCTGCACATCCCCTGGGACGCCGTGGACGACTACGCCGCGCTGCGCCGCCACGCCGAGGACCTGGGCGTCTCGCTGGGGACGATCAACTCCAACACCTTCCAGGACGACGTCTACAAGTTCGGCAGCCTCACCCACACCGACGCCGCGGTCCGCCAGCAGGCGATCGACCACCACCTGACCTGCGTCGACGTGATGGACGCGACCGGCTCCCAGGACCTCAAGATCTGGCTCGCCGACGGCACCAACTACCCCGGCCAGGGCGACCTGCGCGGACGCCAGGACCGGCTGGCCGAGAGCCTCGCGGCGATCTACGACCGGCTCGGCCCGGAGCAGCGACTGGTGCTGGAGTACAAGTTCTTCGAGCCCGCCTTCTACGCCACCGACGTCCCGGACTGGGGCACCTCCTACGCCCAGGTCAACGCGCTCGGCGACCGGGCGATGGTCTGCCTGGACACCGGCCACCACGCCCCCGGCACCAACATCGAGTTCATCGTGATGCAGCTGCTGCGGCTGGGGAAGCTCGGTTCCTTCGACTTCAACTCCCGCTTCTACGCCGACGACGACCTGATCGTCGGGGCGGCCGACCCCTTCCAGCTCTTCCGCATCCTGGTCGAGGTGGTGCGCGGCGGGGCGCTCGAGCCCGACTCGCCGGTGGCCTTCATGCTCGACCAGTGCCACAACGTCGAGGCCAAGATCCCCGGCCAGATCCGCTCGGTGCTGAACGTGCAGGAGGCCACCGCGAAGGCGCTGCTGGTCGACACCGAGGCGCTCACCGCCGCCCAGGAGGCCGGTGACGTGCTGGGGGCCAACGGCATCGTGATGGACGCCTTCTGGACCGACGTGCGCGCCGACCTCGCCGACTGGCGCGGGTCCCGCGGGCTGGACGGGAACCCGATGGCCGCCTTCGCCGCGTCGGGCTACCAGCAGCAGATCGAGAGCGAGCGCGTCGGCGGCCAGCAGGCCGGCTGGGGCGCCTGAGCCGACGACGACCACCTCCCCACCGACCACGCGACGCAGGAGACCCCGATGACCAACGCCACCGTCCAGAGCCTGATCGAGCGCTCCAACCGCCTCGGCGCGGACCCCCGCAACACCAACTACGCCGGGGGCAACACCTCCGCCCAGGGCACCGAGACCGACCCGGTCACCGGCGCCGACGTCGAGCTGCTCTGGGTCAAGGGCTCCGGCGGCGACCTCGGCACGCTGCAGGAGAAGGGGCTGGCCGTGCTCCGGCTGGACCGCCTCCGCGCCCTGGTCGACGTCTACCCCGGCGTCGAGCGCGAGGACGAGATGGTGGCGGCCTTCGACTACTGCCTGCACGGCCGCGGAGGGGCGGCCCCCTCGATCGACACCGCGATGCACGCCCTGGTCGACGCCGCGCACGTGGACCACCTGCACCCCGACGCCGGGATCGCCATCGCCACCGCGGCCGACGGCGAGGCGCTGACCCGGACGATCTGGGGCGAGCGGGTGGTGTGGGTGCCCTGGCGACGTCCGGGCTTCCAGCTCGGGCTCGACATCGCCGAGATCCAGCGCGCCAACCCGCAGGCCGTCGGCTGCATCCTCGGCGGGCACGGCATCACCGCCTGGGGCGCGACCTCGGAGGAGGCGGAGGCGAACTCGCTGGAGATCATCCGCGCCGCCACCGAGCACATCGAGACGCACGCGAAGGCCGAGCCCTTCGGCGCCCCCCTGGACGGCTACGGCGCGCTCCCCGAGGCCGCCCGGCACGCCCGCGCGGCGGCGATCGCCCCGCTGGTCCGCGGGCTGGCCTCCACCGACAAGCCGATGGTCGGCCACTACACCGACTCCGACGTCGTGCTGGACTTCCTGGCCTCCAGCGAGCACCCGCGGCTGGCCGCGCTGGGGACGTCCTGCCCGGACCACTTCCTGCGCACCAAGGTCAAGCCGATGGTGCTCGACCTGCCCGCCGACGCCCCGCTGGAGCAGGTGAAGGACCGGCTGCGCGAGCTGCACACGGAGTACCGCGCGGACTACCAGGCCTACTACGACAGGCACGCCGACGCCGACTCCCCCGCCATCCGCGGTGCGGACCCGCTGATCGTGCTGGTGCCCGGCGTCGGCATGTTCAGCTACGGCAAGGACAAGCAGACCGCCCGGGTGGCCGGTGAGTTCTACGTCAACGCCATCAACGTGATGCGGGGCGCGGAGGGCCTGTCCAGCTACGCCCCGATCGAGGAGAGCGAGAAGTTCCGGATCGAGTACTGGGCGCTGGAGGAGGCCAAGCTGCAGCGGATGCCGAAGCCGAAGCCGCTGGCCACCCGCGTCGCGCTGGTCACCGGAGCCGCCTCCGGGATCGGCAAGGCCATCGCCACCCGGCTCGCCGCCGAGGGCGCCTGCGTGGTGATCGCGGACCTGTCGCTGGAGAAGGCGCAGGCCGCGGCCGCGGAGCTGGGCGGCACCGACGTCGCCGTGGGCGTGGCCGCCGACGTCTCCGACGAGGACGCCGTGCAGGCCATGGTGGACGCGGCCGTGCTCGCCTTCGGCGGGGTGGATCTGGTGGTCAACAACGCCGGCCTGTCGCTGTCCAAGTCGCTGCTGGAGACCACCGCGGCGGACTGGGACCTGCAGCACGACGTGATGGCCAAGGGCTCCTTCCTGGTGTCCAAGGCCACTGCGCGGGTGCTGATCGACCAGCAGCTGGGCGGGGACATCCTCTACATCTCCAGCAAGAACTCCGTCTTCGCCGGACCCAACAACATCGCCTACTCCGCCACCAAGGCCGACCAGGCCCACCAGGTCCGGCTGCTGGCTGCCGAGCTCGGCGAGCACGGGGTCCGGGTCAACGGGATCAACCCCGACGGCGTCGTCCGCGGCTCGGGCATCTTCGCCTCCGGCTGGGGCGCGAACCGGGCGAAGACCTACGGCGTCGAGGAGCAGGACCTGGGCAAGTTCTACGCCCAGCGCACCATCCTCAAGCGCGAGGTCCTGCCCGAGCACGTGGCCAACGCCGCCTTCGCGCTGTGCACCTCGGACTTCAGCCACACCACCGGGCTGCACGTCCCCGTCGACGCCGGCGTGGCCGCCGCGTTCCTGCGCTGACCGGGCTGATCGGGACCGACATGGCAGACGACACCGCGACCCTGCTCGCCGTCGACCTGGGCGCCACCAGCGGCCGGGTGATGGCGGGCCGGGTCGGCCGCGGCACCCTGGAGCTGGAGCAGCTCAGCCGCTTCACCAACGAGGCGGTCCGGACTCCCGACGGGCTGCAGACCGACCTGCTCTCGCTGCACGCCGGGATCACCGCCGGGTTGTCGGAGGCGGGCCGGCGCGGCCTGGCGCCGAGCAGCATCGGGGTGGACTCGTGGGCGGTGGACTACGGGCTGCTCCGCGGCGGACGTCTGCTGGCCCAGCCGATGCACTACCGCGACGAGCGCTGCGAGCGGGGCATGGAGCGCGTCCACCGCAGCGTCCCCTTCGCCGAGCTGTACGCCCAGAACGGGCTGCAGCTGCTGCCCTTCAACACCCTCTACCAGCTGGCCGCCGAGCAGGACGAGGGGCTGCTGGACGTCGCGGACCGGATGCTGATGGTGCCGGACCTGGTGGCGCACTGGCTCGGGGCCGACCCGGTGCACGAGGCCACCAACGCCTCCACCACCGGGCTGCTGACCCTCGACGCCCCGCCGGTGTGGAACGAGACGCTGATCCGGCGCCTCGGCTACCCCCGGTCGTTGTTCGGCGACGTCGTGCAGCCGGGCACCCGCATCGGCACCCTGTCCCCCGCGGTGGCAGGGCGGACCGGTCTGCCGGCCAGCACTGCGCTGGTGGCGGTGGGTTCCCACGACACCGCCTCGGCGGTGGTGGCGGTGCCGATGACCATCGGTCGGGCCGCCTGGGTCTCCTGCGGCACCTGGGGTCTGGTCGGGCTGGAGCTGACGGCCCCGGTGGCCACCGACGAGGCCCGCGACGCCGGCTTCACCAACGAGCTCGGGGTCGACGGCACCACCCGCTTCCTGCACAACGTGATGGGGCTCTGGGTGCTCTCCTCGGCGCTGCGGGAGTGGTACCCGGACGGCGGGACGGCGGAGCTGCCTCGGCTGCTGGAGCAGGCGGCGGGTCGCACCGGCGCGGTGCCCACCTTCGACGTCGACGACGCCTCGCTGATGGCCCCCGGGGCGATGACCCCCCGGGTGGCGGCGTTGCTGCGGGCCCAGGGGGACCCGGTGCCCGAGCAGCCCGTGGACTGGGTGGCCAGCATCGTGGACAGCCTCGCGCTGGCCATGGCGCAGGCGGTGCGGACTGCCTGCCGGCTGGCCGACCAGGACGTCGAGGTGGTGCACGTGGTGGGCGGCGGGGCCCTGAACACCCTGCTCTGCCAGCGGCTGGCCGACCACGCCGGGCTCCCCGTCCTGGCCGGGCCGGTCGAGGCCACCGCCATCGGCAACCTGCTGGTGCAGGCCCGCACCGCCGGCGTCCTGCAGGGCGACCTCGCCGCGCTCCGCGCGCTGGTGGCCGCCACCCACCCGCCGACCCGGCTGGTCCCCCGCTGACCCTGGACGTCCCCGCCGGCCCGCGGGTCCCACGCTGACCCCTGAACGGCTGTATGTCGTCCAGGCGACGGCCGGCGCGTCGCGGCGTGTACCGCCGATGCGAGGCGACGGCGTACGGGTTTCCAGGGCGGGACCCTTGACACGTCCCGGAGCGGCCTCTACTTTTTCGTATTAGTCGCAGCCACGAGGAGGTGACGGACGGATGCGACGACCCAGTCAGCGCGACATCGCGCAGCGTGCCGGCGTCTCCCAGACCGCCGTCTCCCTGGTGCTCAACGGCAAGACCGACAGCATCTCGACCACCACCCAGGAGCGCATCCGGCGGGCGATGACCGAGCTCAGCTACGTCCCGGACCCGGCCGCACGCTCCCTGCGCGGGGGGCGCAACGACCTGATCGGCGTGCACACCTACGAGCCGGTCTTCCCGGTCGGGCCCGACGACTACTTCCACGACTTCCTGGTGGGGATCGAGCAGCGGGCCGTGGAGCTGGCGCGCGACCTGGTCCTCTTCGCCTCCACCCAGCGCCCCGACGGACGTCGGAGCATCTACGGGGGCGGGACGAACCGGCTCCGGCTGGCCGACGGCACGGTGGTCTTCGGCCTGGAGCGCGACGACGACGAGCTCCGCCGGCTGACCGCCGAGCGGTACCCGTTCGTGGTGCTGGGCCGACGCGACTCCCTCCCCGAGGTGGCCTCGGTCGGCGTCGACTACGCGCCGGCGGTCACCGCCTCGCTGACCCGGCTGGTCGAGGCCGGGCACCGCCGCATCGGCTACCTGCGCGGCCGCCAGGACCAGACCCCCCAGCGCGACCGCCGGGACGCCGCCCGCACCGCCGAGACCGGGCTGGGCATCACGCTGGCCTGGTACGAGCGGGAGGACACCACCGCCGAGACCGGCCCCCGGTACTGGGTGGCCGAGGGCCTCACCGCGGTCGTGGTGGAGGCCACCGAGGACGCCCCCTACGTCGAGCGGCTCGCCCGCGAGGCCGGGGTGCAGATCCCGACCGACCTGTCCGCCGTGTGCCTGGACGCGGTGCCCGCCGCCTCCGAGGCGGCGCACTGGAGCCAGCTGAGCATCCCCAAGCGGGCGGTGGGAGCCCGCGCCCTCACCGTGCTGACCGAGATCCTCGACGGCCGGCTGCCCGCCGACCACCGCGAGCTGCACCCCTGCGACGACGGGATCAGTCCCGCCACCGTCGCCGCCCCCAGGACCGCCTGACCCCTTCGCTCTCCTCCGCACGCCCTGACGCACGTCCGGTAATACGAATCATCCGATCCGAACAAGGGAGTTCCGATGCACCCACGTCGTCGAGCCAGCCGCACAGCGGCCCTGGCTCTCGTCGCCCTGACCCTCACCACGGCCGGCTGCGGCCTCGGTGGCCCCCCGCCGGCCGCGGAGGGTGAGCAGGGCGGCAGCAACCAGCTGACCGTCTGGTTCCCCGGCACCAACGCCTCCGAGATCGAGCTGGTCACCGAGACGATCGTCCCCCGGTTCGAGGCCGAGACCGGGGCCGAGGTGGAGGTGACGTTCCTGGACTGGCCCGACATGTCGACCAAGCTCAACGCCGCCTTCGCCGCCGGCACCGCACCCGACGTCTTCGGTCACGGCCCGGCCGCCGTCGCGGACTTCGTGGCCAACGACCGGCTGACCGACCTCGGTCCGTTCCTGGACCAGCTCGAGCTGGCCGACCGCGAGGACATGGCCGCCGCGCTCCCCGGCGGGCAGGTCGACGGCACCCAGTACCTGCTGCCGCTGTCCCTGCAGGGCAGCCTGCTGGCCTACGACGCCGACGCGTTCACCGAGGCCGGGCTGGACCCGGACCAGCCCCCGGCCACCTGGCAGGAGGCCCGCGAGCTGGCCGGGCAGCTCACCGAGCGCGACGGCGGCGAGATCACCCGCTCCGGCCTGCTGCTGCCCAGCCACCCGATCGGGCTGCAGCAGAGCTTCGCCACCCTGCTGTACGCCGCCGGGGGCACCCAGGTCAGCGAGGACGGCAGCTCGGCCACCTTCGCCTCATCCGAGGGCGCGGAGGTGCTCGACTTCATCACCGGCACCTACACCGGGGATGACGCCGTGGCCACCGGACTGGGAATGGACTACAGCGCCGTCCCGCCGGCCCAGCAGCCGCTGGTCACCGGGGACGCGGCGATGATGGTCGCCACCGCCCCGCAGCTGGCGCAGATGAAGAAGGCCGACCCCGACGCCGACCTGCGGGTGGCCCCGGCGATGAGCTTCGACGGCAGCACCGACCCGGCGGCCTTCGGCGGGGCCGGGCCCGGTCTGATGATCAACGCCGACAGTCCCGAGCAGGAGCTGGCCTGGCAGCTGCTGGAGTACCTGATCTCCCCCGAGGTCGGGGTGGAGTACACCGAGGGCATCGGGGCAATCCCGGTCCGCGCCTCGGCCACCGGGTCGGACTACGTCCAGGGCTCGGACACCCTGCAGACCTACCTCGACTCGGCGCCGGCGATGGTGCCCAACCCGAACGTGGCCGGCTGGGTGCAGGTGCGCGACACCATGGCCCAGTACCTGGAGCAGGCCACCAACGAGAAGCTTCCGGCCGACGAGGCCCTCAGCCAGGCCGCCGCCGAGGTGGACGGCATCCTGCAGAAGGCCGGCTGAGATGACCACCCTGCAGCAGACGACGCCCCCGGCGGTCCTCCCCGCCGGGGGCGGCCAGCCGGCACCGCGCCGACGCCGGATGGCCACCACGTCCTGGATCGGGGTGCTGTTCGTCCTCCCCGCGACCCTGTACGTGCTGGTCTACCAGCTGGTCCCGGTGCTCTACGGCCTGCTCCTGAGCCTCACCGAGTACAGCCCGCTGAGCCGCTCCGGGCCACGCTTCGTCGGGCTCAGCAACTACGCCGCGCTGCTCGACGACCGGGGTTTCGCCCAGGCCCTGCTGGTGACCGGGCAGTACGTGCTGCTGGTGCTCCCGCCCACGGTGGTGGTGGCGCTGGTGCTGGCGATGCTGGCCGACCGGCCCTTCCGGGGCGTCGGGTTCTTCCGCTCCGCGCTCTACGTGCCCCACATCGTCTCGCTGACCACGGTCGCGGTGGTGTGGCTGTGGATCTACTCTCCCAACGGCCTGGTCAACGAGGCCCTGACCGGGCTCGGCCTGGGCCCGCAGTCGTGGCTGCTGGACGAGGACGCCGCGATGCCGGCGGTGGCGGCGATGCGGGTGTGGAAGGCGCTGGGCAGCAACATGGTGCTGCTGCTCGCCGGGCTGCAGTCGATCCCCCGGGAGCTGTACGAGGCGGCCAGCACCGACGGCGCCTCGCCGTGGCAGCGCTTCCGCCACATCACCCTGCCCGGGCTGCGCCCGATCCTCACCTACGTGGTGGCGATGGACATCATCTTCCTGGCCCAGGGCTTCGCCGAGCTGTTCATCCTGACCGGTGGCGGCCCGCTGGGTCGCACCACCACCGTCAACTACCTCATCTACACCGAGGCGTTCCAGTACAACAGCTTCGGCTCGGCCTCGGCGATGGCCTTCGTGCTGTTCGCGTTCATCGCAGCCTTCTCCTTCGTGTCCATCCGCGGCATCGCCGGGAGGCGCTGATGACCACCTCGACCCTGGTCGCGCCCGCACCGGCGCACCGCCCGACCTCGCGACGCACCCGGCGCGCCACCTGGGCCACCCGGCTGGGTCTGGTGGCGGTGACCCTGCTGGTGCTGGTGCCGTTCGCCTGGATGGTCAGCATCTCCTTCACCCCCGAGCAGCAGGCCTTCTCCTCCGCCGCCCTGGTCCCGTCCGACCCGACCCTGACCAACTACGTGGACGCGTTCACCGACGCGAACCTGGGTCGGGCGATGGCCAACTCGTTCGTGGTCACCGTCGTCCCGGTGCTCACCAACTGTCTGGCCGCGGTGGCGGCGGGGTACGCCTTCGCCCTGCTGCCGTTCCGGGGCAGCACCGCGCTGTTCTACCTGCTGCTGTCGACCGCGGCCATCCCCGGCTCGGTGACGCTGATCCCGCTGTTCCTGATGGCCAAGGGCTTCCCGCTGGCCGGGGGCAACGACCTCGGCGGTTACGGCGGCACCGGCCTGCTGGACAGCCTGCCCGGGCTGATGCTGCCGCACCTGGTGATGACCATGAACATCTTCCTGGCCCGGCAGTACTTCAGCACCGCCAACCGCGACCTCGCCGAGGCGGCCCGCGTCGACGGCGCCGGGGAGTGGCGGATCTTCACCGCGATCTACCTGCCGCTCTCGCGCCCGATCGTGGCGGTGATCGCCATCTTCACCTTCACCGGCGTCTGGGACGACTTCCTGTGGCCGCTGGTGATCACCCAGTCCCCGCAGGTGCAGACGGTGCAGCTGGCCCTGGCCCAGTTCCTGGCCACCGGGACGGTCCGCTACGGGACCATGATGGCCGGCGCCGTGCTGGCCACCCTCCCCGTGCTGATCGTCTTCCTGCTGAACCAGCGCCACTTCGTCTCCGGCCTGACCGAGGGCTCCGTCAAAGGCTGAACCCCACCCATCCCCCCACCCGGGGCAGGGCCCTGCCCACCCCGAGCACCGCATCGAGAGGAACCCATGTCCACACCCGCCCCAGCCGCCCCCACCGAGCTCTCCGCCGACCTCGTCGTCGTCGGCGGCGGCCTGGGTGGCGTCGCCGCCGCCCTCACCGCCGCCCGTCTCGGTCGCCGCGTGATCCTGACCGAGCGCTCCCCCTGGCTCGGCGGCCAGCTGACCACCCAGGGCGTCCCGCCGGACGAGCACGCCTGGATCGAGGGGCCCGCCGCCTCGCCGAGCTACACCGAGCTCCGCGAGGGGATCCGCAACCACTACCGCCGGCTGCACCCGCTGACCGGTGAGGCCGCCGCCGACGAGCACCTCAACCCCGGGGCGGGTTTCGTCTCCCGGCTGTGCGCCGAGCCGCGGGTGGCCGCGCTGGTGCTGGAGGAGATGATGTCCCCGCTGCTCTCCTCCGGACGGCTGCAGTGGCTCCGCGAGCACGAGCCGATGGCCGCCACCCGCGAGGGTGACCGGGTCACCTCGGTGACGGTGCGCAGCGTCCGGACCGGGACCGAGACCCGGCTGGTGGCCCCGCTGGTGGCCGACGCCACCGAGCTCGGCGACCTGCTGCCGCTGGCCGGCGTGGAGCACGTGCTGGGCGCCGAGGCGGCCGCGGAGTTCGGCGAGCTGCACGCCCCCGACGCGGCCGACCCGCTGGACCAGCAGGCCATCTCCTGGTGCTGCGCGCTGGAGTGGGCCCCCGGGGCCGACCACACGATCCCCCGCCCGGAGCGCTACCACCACTTCGCCACCCAGGTCGCGCCGTTCTGGCCCGGCCCGCAGCTCTCCTTCGACGACGTCGAGCCCATCTCGCTGGAGCGGCGGACCCGACCGGTCTTCGCCGGCCACCCCGACGAGGCGGCGGAGAGCACCGCCAAGGACCTGTGGCACTACCGCCGGATCCTGGCGCGGAAGAACCTGCGCGAGGGGTTCCCCGGCGGTGAGGTCACGCTGGTGAACTGGCCGCAGATCGACTACTGGGACGCCCCGCTGCTGGGGGTGTCGGAGCAGGAGGCGGCCGCCGCCCTCGAGGACGCCCGCCAGCTCACGCTGTCCTTCGTGCACTGGCTGCAGACCGAGGCCCCCCGCAGCGAGGGCGGCCACGGCTACCCCGAGCTGCGGCTGCGCGGGGACGTCCTGGGTACCGCCGACGGGCTGGCCCTCGAGCCCTACATCCGCGAGTCGCGTCGGATCAAGGCGCTGTTCACGGTGCACGAGGGCCACATCGGCAAGGAGATGCGGGGCGAGGACGTCGGCTCGGAGCTGTTCGAGGACTCCGTCGGCACCGGCTACTACCGGATCGACCTGCACCCCTCGACGTCGGGGCGCAGCTACGTCGACATCGACTGCTTCCCCTTCCAGATCCCCCTCGGCGCGCTGATCCCGGCCGACACGGTCAACCTGCTGGCGGCCAACAAGAACATCGGCACCACCCACATCACCAACGGCGCCTACCGGCTCCACCCGGTGGAGTGGTCCATCGGCGAGGCCGTCGGGGCGCTGGTGGCGTTGTGTCAGGACCGCGGCGCCACCCCGGCCGAGGTGCACGCCGACCCCGCCCTGCGCGCCGAGCTGCAGCGCCTGCTGGCCGAGGACCTCGGCGTGCAGCTGCGCTGGGAGGAGTCCATCCGGCGCAACCTGCCCGAGCTGGACGCCCCGATCGCCGCGGTGGGGGCGCACTCGGGCTGAGCCCGGGGTCCCCCGGCACCCGCTGGAACGACGGGGCTGGCGGTCCGCCGCACTCGCGGCGCGACCGACACCTCCGAGGTTGGGCCGAGCTGAGGTGGCTGGCACCGTCGCGACCCTGGTCCGCGTCTCGGCCCGCCCGGGGCACCCAGCACTCGCCCGAGCCGAGGTCGGGGTGCAAGGGGCCGGAGCCGTCTGCGCAGGGACGGGTTCCGCGCGCCGTCGACCACGGGCCCCTGCGTCGGGGCCCACCTGCACAACTGGTCACCCAGCACGATGGTCTCCCCGTCACAGCCACGCCGTCGGGCTGGGTGACCGGTTCTGCCAGGGCCAGGCCGCCTCAGCCACCGGGCCGAGCTCGGTCGGGGTCGGGGCACGCCGAGGGTCGGTGTGCCCGTGAGTTGGCGGGGTACGACGCTGGAGCGGGTGGACCCGCTGGGGCACCGACCGGGTAGCGAGCAGGAGGACACGGATGAGCACACGAGCCGGGAGGATCGCCGCGGCGGCGGGCCGTGGGGCGCTGGCCGGGCTGGTCGGGGCCGGGGTGATGTCGGTGGGTGAGAAGGTCGAGCAGCGGGTGACCGCCCGCCCGGACTCCTACGTCCCGGCCCGCACGCTGCTGACCCTGCTGGGCCGCCCGACCGGCGACGGGGAGCGTCCGACGGCGTGGAACCACGTCATGCACTTCGCCACCGGGGCCACCCTGGGTGCGCTGCGCGGCGTCTGGTCGGTCACCGGGATCCGCGGCACCTCCGCCAACGCCTGGCACACCGTGGTGCGGCTGGCTTTCGACCAGACGCTGGAGAACGGCACCGGCGCCGGGGCCCCGCCGGCGAGCTGGCCCCGCCAGGAGCTCGCGGTCGACCTGCTGCACAAGACGGTCTTCTCCGTGGTGACCGGGGTGGTGGTCGACCGGCTGGTGCCGCCGATGCTGGTGTCGGGTCGAGGGCGCACCAGCCACTGACCGGGCCGCAGCCGAGCGACGGGCCGGCGGGCGAGACCGTCAGAGGTCGGCGCTAGCCTGCCGGCATGTCCCTCACCATCGACCTCGACACCGCACGCCAGGCCTGCGTGGAGTCGGTGCACGGCTTCGTGGCCGGCGTCGACCGGCTCTCCGAGCACGACCTGCTCGGACCGTCACGCTGCCACGGCTGGCAGCGCCTCGACGTGGTGGTGCACGTGCTCGCCGGCTGGCAGGAGATGCTCGGCGGGATGGTGGCGCGGGTGGACGACGCCCCCGACGTCGACGCCGCCTCCTATTGGCCCTCCTTCGCCGAGGCCTACGGCGGCGGCGACCCCGTGGCGGAGCTGATGGCCCAGCGTCGGCGCAGCCTGGTCTTCACCCGACCCGACGACGCGCGCGAGCAGCTCCGTGACGTCGCCGCGTCGCTGCTCCGCGGCGTGGGCGTGATGCCCGACCAGCCGGTCCGCTGGCAGCGCTGGGTGTTCGGAGCCGGTGACTTCCTGGCCGTCTGGGCCGTCGAGCACGCGGTCCACCACCTCGACCTGGCCACCGGCGACCAGCCGCCTGCGACCGCCCTCGAGCTGGCCCGCCGGACGCTGGAGGCCCTGCTCGGTCAGCCGCTGCCGACCACCCTGGACGACGAGGAGGCGGTGCTGGTGGGGACGGGCCGGAGCCCGGTCCCGCCGGAGCTGGAGGGCCTGGCCGACCGGTTCCCGCTGCTGGGCTGAGCCTGAGGCGTTAGCCGTCGGAGCGGGGTCGTCAGGTCCGGAGACGCGGAGAGCCCCGACCCTGTGCGGGTCGGGGCTCTTCGTGCGCCCTGTGTCAGCGGCTCCAACGTGTGTCCGAGAGAGGACTTGAACCTCCACGCCCTATAACGGGCACTAGCACCTCAAGCTAGCGCGTCTACCTATTCCGCCACCCGGACGAGTGGACTGCCCGGCAAGCCGGACAGCGATGAACTATAGCAAGTCCTGGCCGATGACGCGCACCGGCGCGGCGCCGCGGGTCAGTGGGTGCTCAGCGCCCGGTCCAGGTCGGCCTGCAGGTCCTCCACGTCCTCGATGCCGACCGAGAGCCGCAGCATGTCGTCGGGGACGGCGCGCGGCGTGCCCTTGACCGAGGCGTGGGTCATCTCGCCGGGGTGCACCACCAGCGACTCGACCCCACCCAGGGACTCCGCCAGCAGGAACACCTCGGTGGCCTCGGCCACGGCCAGCGCGGACCCCCGCCCGCCGCGGAGCTGGAAGGAGACGACGCCACCGAAGGCCGACATCTGCCGCGCCGCCACCTCGTGCCCGGGGTGGTCGGGCAGACCCGGATAGTGCACCGCGGAGACGGCCGGGTGGCCCACCAGCCACTCGGCCAGGACCTGGGCGTTGGCGCAGTGGCGGTCCATCCGGACCGCCAGGGTCTTCAGCCCGCGG
The sequence above is a segment of the Auraticoccus monumenti genome. Coding sequences within it:
- a CDS encoding FAD-dependent oxidoreductase; translation: MSTPAPAAPTELSADLVVVGGGLGGVAAALTAARLGRRVILTERSPWLGGQLTTQGVPPDEHAWIEGPAASPSYTELREGIRNHYRRLHPLTGEAAADEHLNPGAGFVSRLCAEPRVAALVLEEMMSPLLSSGRLQWLREHEPMAATREGDRVTSVTVRSVRTGTETRLVAPLVADATELGDLLPLAGVEHVLGAEAAAEFGELHAPDAADPLDQQAISWCCALEWAPGADHTIPRPERYHHFATQVAPFWPGPQLSFDDVEPISLERRTRPVFAGHPDEAAESTAKDLWHYRRILARKNLREGFPGGEVTLVNWPQIDYWDAPLLGVSEQEAAAALEDARQLTLSFVHWLQTEAPRSEGGHGYPELRLRGDVLGTADGLALEPYIRESRRIKALFTVHEGHIGKEMRGEDVGSELFEDSVGTGYYRIDLHPSTSGRSYVDIDCFPFQIPLGALIPADTVNLLAANKNIGTTHITNGAYRLHPVEWSIGEAVGALVALCQDRGATPAEVHADPALRAELQRLLAEDLGVQLRWEESIRRNLPELDAPIAAVGAHSG
- a CDS encoding maleylpyruvate isomerase N-terminal domain-containing protein; translation: MSLTIDLDTARQACVESVHGFVAGVDRLSEHDLLGPSRCHGWQRLDVVVHVLAGWQEMLGGMVARVDDAPDVDAASYWPSFAEAYGGGDPVAELMAQRRRSLVFTRPDDAREQLRDVAASLLRGVGVMPDQPVRWQRWVFGAGDFLAVWAVEHAVHHLDLATGDQPPATALELARRTLEALLGQPLPTTLDDEEAVLVGTGRSPVPPELEGLADRFPLLG
- a CDS encoding ABC transporter substrate-binding protein; amino-acid sequence: MHPRRRASRTAALALVALTLTTAGCGLGGPPPAAEGEQGGSNQLTVWFPGTNASEIELVTETIVPRFEAETGAEVEVTFLDWPDMSTKLNAAFAAGTAPDVFGHGPAAVADFVANDRLTDLGPFLDQLELADREDMAAALPGGQVDGTQYLLPLSLQGSLLAYDADAFTEAGLDPDQPPATWQEARELAGQLTERDGGEITRSGLLLPSHPIGLQQSFATLLYAAGGTQVSEDGSSATFASSEGAEVLDFITGTYTGDDAVATGLGMDYSAVPPAQQPLVTGDAAMMVATAPQLAQMKKADPDADLRVAPAMSFDGSTDPAAFGGAGPGLMINADSPEQELAWQLLEYLISPEVGVEYTEGIGAIPVRASATGSDYVQGSDTLQTYLDSAPAMVPNPNVAGWVQVRDTMAQYLEQATNEKLPADEALSQAAAEVDGILQKAG
- a CDS encoding carbohydrate ABC transporter permease; protein product: MTTLQQTTPPAVLPAGGGQPAPRRRRMATTSWIGVLFVLPATLYVLVYQLVPVLYGLLLSLTEYSPLSRSGPRFVGLSNYAALLDDRGFAQALLVTGQYVLLVLPPTVVVALVLAMLADRPFRGVGFFRSALYVPHIVSLTTVAVVWLWIYSPNGLVNEALTGLGLGPQSWLLDEDAAMPAVAAMRVWKALGSNMVLLLAGLQSIPRELYEAASTDGASPWQRFRHITLPGLRPILTYVVAMDIIFLAQGFAELFILTGGGPLGRTTTVNYLIYTEAFQYNSFGSASAMAFVLFAFIAAFSFVSIRGIAGRR
- a CDS encoding carbohydrate ABC transporter permease; the encoded protein is MTTSTLVAPAPAHRPTSRRTRRATWATRLGLVAVTLLVLVPFAWMVSISFTPEQQAFSSAALVPSDPTLTNYVDAFTDANLGRAMANSFVVTVVPVLTNCLAAVAAGYAFALLPFRGSTALFYLLLSTAAIPGSVTLIPLFLMAKGFPLAGGNDLGGYGGTGLLDSLPGLMLPHLVMTMNIFLARQYFSTANRDLAEAARVDGAGEWRIFTAIYLPLSRPIVAVIAIFTFTGVWDDFLWPLVITQSPQVQTVQLALAQFLATGTVRYGTMMAGAVLATLPVLIVFLLNQRHFVSGLTEGSVKG